A segment of the Candidatus Protochlamydia naegleriophila genome:
CTCGTCGCCTGCTTGTTTAGCATCTTCAAAGCGTCCTTCCATACTATATGCGCGCGAAAGAAAGTAGAGATTATGGCTTAAGTAGTGTAAAGGATAGATTCCACGCATTCCATACTGCTTGATGTAGGCTCGGTCGGCAGCTATTGCCTGTCGATTACACGCGGCTGCCAAATGATAGTCGCCGACGAGCAGATAGATATGTGCGGGCATATGTAAAATATGGCCAGATCCTGGCAGCAAGCGGCGGAGGCGCTCTGCACTCATAAGAGCCCTTTCTGGATTGTTGGAGGCTTCTATAGCATGGATGTAGTAATGATTGGCTCCAAGATGTTCGGGGTCGCGCTTGAGAACCGATTCGAGAACGGTGACCAGTTCCAGTGTGCCTTTTCTGGGCTTACCCTCGCTATCCCATTGATTCCATGGGTTTAAATTCAATCCACTTTCGGCAAATAAAGTGGCAGCATCTAAATCATCAGGGAATTGATTTTTAACCTGTTCCATTGCAGCATAATAGTCTGCGGCAAGCTGTGGACGATTGGGATTTGGTTCATTCGAATAGCGTTTGGCAAGGGCTTCGATGTATGCCCTTTCATTGTCTGTTGCGCGAGATGAGAGAACAAGGGCTTTTTGAACAAGTTCATAGGCAGCCTTTGATCTTGTACCAGTGATATCCATATTGATATTCTGCCCGAGTGCTAAAGCCATGCCCCAGTAGGCCATGGCCAATTCGGGATCGATCTTGGCTGCTTTTTGAAATGACCAGTAAGCCGCATCATGATTAAACCCGTACACCAATGTTAATCCCTGATCAAAGTAGCGCTGTGCTTCTGGGTTAGAGGTTGTGACAGGATGATAAAGACGTCCCTGCTCGATAAAAAGAGAAAAGTTAGGGGGTGGATCAAAAGGAAAAGGATCTGCCGGAGCAGCCATTAAAGAGCTGGCGGTTAGCAGGCCTGCTATAAACAGGCTGATTGATTTTCTATAACCTGTGTGATTGGTCTTTTTGTTCGGCGTAACTATGCAAGAGAATGCTTTCATAAGTTTCCTGCCATTACTTTTTATGCGTGCTCAAGAAGCTCATAAAAGAGCTTTAAGCTAAGCAAAATCATAAATATTTTGTAATTGCATTAGATAAGATTTGCCAATTCTATTCAACTTTTTAAAAAAATAATTGTTGATAGAGAGGTGAGCCAATGCGTACGTTAAATAGATTTAGTCTTTTCTCAAATTGTTTAGTTGTCATAATCTAGTAGCCAACCGAGTCTAATATTTAACGTGGAAGGTGTACGATGTTGAAATGGTTAGTTACAGCTTGCTTGGTTCTGGCGAGCCCGCTTGCTGCAGCAGAAGTAAAAGTTTTGGCTTTTGCTGGTAGTACGCAAGACAGCTCCTTGAATAAGAAACTTGTTCGCGAAGCGGCTAAAATCGCGGGACAAATGGGTGCTAAGGTTAAAGTCATTGATCTTCGCGATTACGAAATCCCTTTTTATGACGCCGACTTAGAATCTTCTCAGGGTATGCCTCAATCAGCCAAGCGACTGCGTCAATTGATGAAGGAAAGCCATGCGATCATTATTGCTACGCCAGAGTACAATGGATCGTTGTCAGCGGTCTTGAAAAATGCGATTGACTGGGCGTCCAGAAGCGAGAGCGGG
Coding sequences within it:
- a CDS encoding tetratricopeptide repeat protein, which codes for MKAFSCIVTPNKKTNHTGYRKSISLFIAGLLTASSLMAAPADPFPFDPPPNFSLFIEQGRLYHPVTTSNPEAQRYFDQGLTLVYGFNHDAAYWSFQKAAKIDPELAMAYWGMALALGQNINMDITGTRSKAAYELVQKALVLSSRATDNERAYIEALAKRYSNEPNPNRPQLAADYYAAMEQVKNQFPDDLDAATLFAESGLNLNPWNQWDSEGKPRKGTLELVTVLESVLKRDPEHLGANHYYIHAIEASNNPERALMSAERLRRLLPGSGHILHMPAHIYLLVGDYHLAAACNRQAIAADRAYIKQYGMRGIYPLHYLSHNLYFLSRAYSMEGRFEDAKQAGDELYDFYAPHFESMPELEYYIPTSLFTLLRFHKWQEVTDYSPPPANMKITLILWHFAKAYAFAALGNIQQAEAQQALFLKGKDSIPPDTAFGYNKIGTVLDIADLTLQAKIAELSDSDKAIQLLQQAVAVQDQLHYNEPPDWFFPVRESLGGALLRSKKYSDAEQVFRQDLARHPRNGRALFGLLESLKGQGRQTDAFWIQRELDYAWQYSTTPLTIKNL
- a CDS encoding NADPH-dependent FMN reductase, which codes for MLKWLVTACLVLASPLAAAEVKVLAFAGSTQDSSLNKKLVREAAKIAGQMGAKVKVIDLRDYEIPFYDADLESSQGMPQSAKRLRQLMKESHAIIIATPEYNGSLSAVLKNAIDWASRSESGQPSRDAFSGKKFAILSASPGGTGGARALGHLRTIIENVGGTVVSTQVSVPNAYQAFNEQGELQDPILKEGLKKEVQELLAK